In Solidesulfovibrio fructosivorans JJ], a genomic segment contains:
- a CDS encoding UshA-like (seleno)protein family 2, giving the protein MRALRVFLLGLGFMVLAIRPAFAADPVLTILFSGNTYGYYDPCPTCGPEKLGGLARRATYIRNLRTQPPTAGKTLVVAGAWEFLPEVSAAPPEPEKLPAVAKAHERLGYDVLAVTPAEVKVLTEHKAAVPKDAVILGQEPTTRIMTIGGKAVGLVFFPMPADVSAPVPDKLMDAVAKAASGLRGKTALVVGISPWGAIDEEAFINTRVGAVDVLLGSGGGSGFPSRTSKNGKTLWTRAYIKGKTINRLDLFALPGASGFTWKVGDNFMAKVQPLDAAFPQDEAIEKLF; this is encoded by the coding sequence ATGCGAGCATTGCGCGTTTTTCTCCTGGGTCTGGGCTTCATGGTCCTGGCGATCCGGCCGGCTTTCGCCGCCGATCCCGTGCTGACCATCCTGTTTTCCGGCAATACCTACGGCTACTACGATCCCTGCCCCACCTGCGGCCCCGAAAAACTCGGCGGCCTGGCCCGGCGCGCGACCTATATCCGCAACCTGCGCACCCAGCCGCCCACGGCCGGCAAGACCCTGGTCGTGGCCGGAGCCTGGGAATTTCTGCCCGAAGTCTCGGCCGCGCCGCCCGAGCCCGAAAAGCTCCCGGCCGTGGCCAAGGCCCATGAACGCCTGGGCTATGACGTCCTGGCCGTGACTCCGGCCGAAGTAAAGGTCCTCACCGAACACAAGGCCGCCGTGCCCAAGGATGCCGTCATCCTCGGCCAGGAACCGACCACGCGGATCATGACCATCGGCGGCAAGGCCGTGGGACTGGTCTTTTTCCCCATGCCCGCCGACGTGAGCGCCCCTGTGCCGGACAAGCTGATGGACGCCGTGGCCAAGGCCGCATCCGGCCTGCGCGGCAAGACCGCCCTGGTCGTCGGCATCAGCCCCTGGGGGGCCATCGACGAGGAGGCGTTCATCAATACCCGCGTGGGCGCGGTGGACGTGCTGCTCGGCAGCGGCGGCGGCTCGGGCTTTCCCTCCCGGACCTCGAAAAACGGCAAGACGCTGTGGACCCGGGCCTACATCAAAGGCAAGACCATCAACCGCCTGGACCTCTTCGCGCTGCCCGGCGCGTCCGGCTTCACCTGGAAGGTCGGCGACAACTTCATGGCCAAGGTCCAGCCCCTGGATGCGGCCTTTCCCCAGGACGAGGCCATCGAAAAGTTGTTCTGA
- a CDS encoding UshA-like (seleno)protein family 2, giving the protein MLLLCALAVPSARAADPVLTILFTGNTYGNVAPCPSUGGRLIGGLARRAAFIKTLRNAPSLHDRLLLLACPFEVLPDYALEAKPDPRKMPGMVKALDMMGYDAGALTPEEAAFLKEAGAPLPAAFTVLGTAPQTKLVPLGGDTVGIVFFPPSPDPKKPAPAALGDAVAQAAKALRGKARLVIGISGLGMGDEKAFLEAHPGVLDILLGSGPNAGNAGQPSADGKTLWARTYIKGKTINRLDLFALPGAPDFAWKPGQTYKTSVISLDERYPADPAVEKLFQ; this is encoded by the coding sequence ATGCTCCTGCTTTGTGCCCTCGCCGTCCCGTCCGCGCGGGCGGCCGATCCCGTGCTCACCATCCTTTTTACCGGCAATACCTACGGCAACGTCGCGCCGTGCCCCTCCTGAGGCGGCAGGCTCATCGGCGGGCTGGCCCGGCGGGCCGCCTTCATCAAGACCCTGCGCAACGCCCCGTCGCTCCATGACCGGCTGTTGCTTCTGGCATGCCCCTTCGAAGTGCTTCCCGACTACGCCCTGGAAGCCAAACCCGATCCGCGAAAGATGCCCGGCATGGTCAAGGCCCTGGATATGATGGGCTACGACGCCGGAGCGCTTACCCCGGAAGAAGCGGCTTTTCTCAAAGAGGCCGGAGCGCCTCTGCCCGCCGCCTTCACCGTCCTTGGCACCGCGCCCCAAACCAAGCTGGTGCCCCTTGGCGGGGACACGGTCGGCATCGTCTTTTTCCCGCCCTCGCCCGACCCGAAGAAACCGGCCCCGGCCGCCCTCGGCGACGCCGTGGCCCAGGCGGCCAAGGCGCTTCGGGGTAAGGCCCGGCTCGTCATCGGCATAAGCGGCCTGGGCATGGGCGACGAAAAAGCCTTTCTTGAGGCCCATCCCGGGGTCCTGGACATCCTGCTCGGCAGCGGCCCCAACGCCGGCAACGCCGGGCAACCCTCGGCCGACGGCAAGACCCTGTGGGCCCGGACCTACATCAAGGGCAAGACCATCAACCGCCTGGATCTGTTCGCCCTGCCCGGCGCCCCGGACTTCGCCTGGAAACCCGGCCAGACCTACAAGACCTCGGTCATCTCCCTGGACGAGCGATATCCCGCCGACCCGGCCGTGGAAAAGCTTTTCCAATAG
- a CDS encoding prepilin peptidase: MLFFPYLFPTAAGVLGLVLGSFYSVCVSRGIAGTSIVRPPSHCPRCGHRLRWWELLPLVSYLLLRGRCASCGERISPLYPLIELASAVWAILAALAFGPGWWFLGCLALGGLYIVASGIDLQVYLLPDVLTYPAAVLGIAMGILHPGIGLWPALIGAAAGFGVFWLLAAGYRLAKGVDGLGGGDVKLMLSIGGVVGVLGLPYAVLIGSVAALAASPFFILGRGRERSMPIPFGPFLCFGAMVQMLYGPTIFRLLTGR, translated from the coding sequence ATGCTTTTTTTCCCTTACCTCTTCCCCACAGCCGCCGGGGTGCTGGGCCTTGTGCTCGGCAGCTTTTATTCGGTGTGCGTGTCGCGGGGCATCGCCGGCACATCCATTGTCCGGCCGCCGTCGCACTGTCCGCGCTGCGGCCACAGGCTGCGCTGGTGGGAATTGTTGCCCCTTGTCAGCTACCTGTTGCTGCGGGGGCGCTGCGCCTCCTGCGGGGAACGCATTTCCCCCCTCTATCCGCTGATCGAACTGGCCTCGGCGGTCTGGGCCATCCTTGCGGCTCTGGCCTTCGGTCCCGGCTGGTGGTTTCTCGGCTGCCTGGCCCTGGGCGGGCTGTACATCGTGGCCTCGGGCATCGATTTGCAAGTCTACCTGCTGCCGGACGTCCTGACCTACCCGGCGGCCGTCCTCGGCATCGCCATGGGCATCCTGCATCCCGGCATCGGGCTCTGGCCGGCGCTTATCGGCGCGGCGGCGGGATTTGGCGTCTTCTGGCTCCTTGCCGCCGGCTACCGGCTGGCCAAGGGCGTGGACGGTCTCGGCGGGGGCGACGTCAAACTCATGCTTTCCATCGGCGGCGTGGTCGGCGTGCTCGGGCTGCCTTACGCGGTGCTCATCGGTTCCGTGGCGGCGCTTGCGGCCAGTCCGTTTTTCATCCTGGGCCGAGGCCGGGAAAGATCCATGCCCATTCCTTTCGGGCCGTTTCTCTGTTTCGGGGCCATGGTGCAGATGCTTTACGGTCCCACCATCTTCCGTCTGTTGACCGGTCGCTAG
- a CDS encoding MlaE family ABC transporter permease, whose product MAESDGVLTLTFSGTWRIDRPSPDLSPIRAALGKSPAPKTLAFESAKVTDWDSRFLTQCRAILALAKAHGVTPDLSGLPAGAKSLLELAEKVPERQGAARKEASTPFLTRVADMAFGAWQGVHNLLDFVGDVTLACLALAGGRAVFQRSNLFALIYQAGVEALPIVSLISLLVGLILAFVGAIQLSQFGAQIYVSTIVGIAMVRVMGAIMTGIIMAGRTGAAYAAELGTMQVNEEIDALRTFGFSPTQFLVLPRMIALVLMMPLLCIYADIMGILGGFIVGVFMLKINPIQYLTHTWQSVPLANFWIGLVHSTVFGVLVAMAGCYRGMRCGRSALAVGQATTAAVVTSILAIIIATAIITVACNIIGV is encoded by the coding sequence ATGGCCGAGTCTGACGGCGTGCTCACCCTGACCTTCTCCGGAACATGGCGCATCGACAGGCCCTCCCCGGATCTGTCCCCGATCCGGGCGGCCCTGGGCAAATCCCCCGCTCCCAAGACGCTGGCTTTCGAAAGCGCCAAGGTCACCGACTGGGACAGCCGCTTTCTGACTCAATGTCGCGCCATTCTGGCCCTGGCCAAAGCCCATGGCGTGACACCCGATTTGTCCGGTTTGCCGGCTGGCGCGAAAAGCCTGCTGGAACTGGCCGAAAAAGTGCCCGAACGGCAGGGCGCGGCCCGCAAAGAGGCCAGCACCCCGTTTCTCACGCGCGTGGCCGACATGGCCTTCGGCGCATGGCAGGGCGTGCACAACCTGCTGGACTTCGTCGGCGACGTCACCCTGGCCTGCCTGGCCCTGGCCGGCGGCAGGGCCGTATTCCAGCGTTCGAATCTTTTCGCGCTCATCTACCAGGCCGGCGTCGAGGCGCTGCCCATCGTCTCGCTCATAAGCCTCCTCGTCGGGCTCATCCTGGCCTTCGTCGGAGCCATCCAGCTGTCCCAGTTCGGAGCCCAGATCTACGTCTCCACCATCGTCGGCATCGCCATGGTCCGGGTCATGGGCGCGATCATGACCGGCATCATCATGGCCGGCCGCACCGGCGCGGCCTACGCCGCCGAATTGGGCACCATGCAGGTCAACGAGGAAATCGACGCCCTGCGCACCTTCGGCTTCTCGCCGACCCAGTTCCTGGTCCTGCCGCGCATGATCGCGCTGGTGCTCATGATGCCCCTTTTGTGCATCTACGCCGATATCATGGGCATCCTCGGCGGCTTTATCGTCGGGGTGTTCATGCTCAAGATCAATCCCATCCAGTACCTGACCCACACCTGGCAGTCCGTGCCCCTGGCGAATTTCTGGATCGGGCTCGTCCATAGCACGGTCTTCGGCGTGCTGGTGGCCATGGCCGGCTGCTACCGGGGCATGCGTTGCGGCCGAAGCGCCCTGGCCGTCGGACAGGCCACCACCGCCGCCGTGGTCACGAGCATCCTGGCCATCATCATCGCCACGGCGATCATCACCGTGGCCTGCAACATCATCGGCGTGTGA
- a CDS encoding HU family DNA-binding protein, whose protein sequence is MNKSELIKTLAETKDLHIDEAADIVNAFVDSVKQALINEDRVEIRGFGSFKIKGYKGYTGRNPKSGDVVTVAPKKLPFFRPGKELKEYLNK, encoded by the coding sequence ATGAACAAAAGCGAACTCATCAAAACCCTGGCCGAAACCAAGGACCTCCACATCGATGAGGCGGCGGACATCGTCAATGCCTTCGTCGATTCCGTCAAGCAGGCGCTGATCAACGAAGACCGCGTGGAAATCCGCGGGTTTGGCAGCTTCAAGATCAAGGGCTACAAAGGCTACACCGGCCGCAACCCCAAATCCGGCGACGTGGTCACCGTGGCTCCGAAAAAGCTCCCCTTTTTCCGCCCCGGCAAGGAACTCAAGGAATATCTGAATAAATAG